A single genomic interval of Rhodothermus profundi harbors:
- a CDS encoding precorrin-2 dehydrogenase/sirohydrochlorin ferrochelatase family protein, with amino-acid sequence MRVYPIFLNNLDGRRCVVFGGTHEAERKVADLLACGADVVLISETATPQLQQWAREGRLTWHARNYQPGDLKGAFLTIVAIPDPQATEPIWQEAQRERVLINAMDDVPHCTFVAGAVVRRGPLVIAISTSGQSPALAVRLREMLEQHLGPEYALFLDLMGALRLPMATHYPDFGERKARWYALVDSNVLDLLRQQRFAAARTRISELVGEPVAAALPDPDTMARLFAHYQDEYAWSPSSNLNAHAPP; translated from the coding sequence ATGCGCGTTTACCCGATTTTTCTGAACAATCTGGACGGACGTCGCTGCGTCGTTTTTGGCGGCACGCACGAAGCCGAACGCAAGGTGGCCGACCTGCTAGCCTGCGGCGCCGACGTAGTTCTCATCAGTGAAACGGCTACCCCCCAACTCCAGCAATGGGCCCGAGAAGGACGGCTCACCTGGCATGCCCGCAACTACCAGCCGGGTGACCTGAAAGGAGCCTTCCTGACCATTGTGGCCATTCCCGACCCTCAGGCCACTGAACCCATCTGGCAGGAGGCGCAGCGCGAACGCGTCCTGATCAACGCTATGGACGATGTTCCCCACTGCACATTTGTAGCCGGCGCGGTCGTTCGTCGCGGCCCGCTGGTCATTGCCATCTCGACCAGCGGCCAATCCCCTGCTCTTGCCGTGCGACTTCGCGAAATGCTGGAGCAGCACCTGGGGCCTGAATACGCACTCTTTCTGGATCTCATGGGAGCGCTGCGCCTGCCAATGGCAACCCACTATCCAGACTTTGGCGAACGCAAAGCGCGCTGGTATGCCCTGGTCGATAGCAATGTGCTTGACCTGCTACGCCAGCAACGCTTTGCAGCGGCGCGCACCCGCATTAGCGAACTCGTTGGCGAACCCGTCGCGGCTGCCCTGCCAGACCCCGACACAATGGCCCGTCTCTTTGCACATTATCAGGACGAATATGCCTGGTCCCCTTCTTCTAACCTGAACGCCCACGCTCCTCCCTGA
- a CDS encoding thiol-disulfide oxidoreductase DCC family protein produces the protein MNSAHPTGEAQHGIVLFDGVCNLCNGFINFVIDRDPAGYFKFGALQSEAARPYLERFGLQPDYLDSIILIEGGRCYRDSTAALRILRRLRGLWPLLYGLIVVPRPLRDAVYRWVARHRYRWFGRRAQCRVPTPDLLARFLESPLTASFPENQKSSAA, from the coding sequence ATGAATAGTGCACATCCAACAGGTGAAGCGCAGCACGGGATTGTGCTGTTTGATGGCGTATGCAACCTGTGCAACGGGTTTATCAACTTTGTCATTGATCGGGATCCAGCTGGTTACTTCAAGTTCGGTGCGTTGCAATCTGAAGCGGCGCGTCCCTATCTGGAGCGTTTTGGACTCCAGCCTGACTACCTTGATAGCATTATCTTGATAGAGGGGGGGCGTTGCTATCGCGACTCGACGGCTGCCCTTCGCATTTTGCGGCGCTTGAGGGGGCTCTGGCCGCTGCTCTACGGACTCATTGTGGTTCCGCGGCCGTTGCGCGATGCTGTGTATCGCTGGGTAGCCCGGCACCGTTACCGCTGGTTTGGTCGTCGGGCGCAGTGTCGCGTGCCTACGCCCGATCTGCTGGCGCGCTTTTTAGAGTCGCCGCTGACTGCGTCTTTTCCCGAAAACCAGAAAAGCTCGGCCGCTTAG
- a CDS encoding nucleotide sugar dehydrogenase — translation MESLVVDKATLLERIRTKEAVVGVVGLGYVGLPFAVEKAKVGYRVIGIEQNPRRAAKVNRGENYIRDVRDEELRRLVAEGRIVAETDFERVAEMDVVVICVPTPLTKNLTPDLQYVERVTHEIGRRLRPGQLISLESTTYPGTTEEVMLPILEGASGLRVERDFFLAHSPERVDPGNRRYTTKNTSKVVGGVGPESLEVAVAFYSQTIAHVVPVSSAKAAELVKVFENTFRAVNIALVNELALLCDRMGLSVWEVLEAAFTKPFGIMPFWPGPGVGGHCIPVDPHYLEWKAKELHFNTHFIALAGEINRKMPEFVREKAYRVLNRLGIAPSRARVLLLGMAYKRDLEDWRESPALEVWRLLEADGVAVRYHDPYVPEVVLGNRVLRSVPLTSEEVSAADLVIITTDHSTIDYRWVVERAQAVLDTRYATRGIESEKITLL, via the coding sequence ATGGAATCGCTGGTTGTGGACAAAGCAACGCTTTTGGAGCGGATTCGGACGAAGGAGGCGGTGGTGGGCGTTGTGGGATTGGGCTATGTAGGGTTGCCGTTTGCGGTGGAAAAGGCGAAGGTGGGCTATCGGGTTATCGGGATTGAGCAGAATCCGCGGCGGGCAGCAAAGGTCAACCGTGGAGAGAACTACATTCGGGACGTGCGCGACGAGGAGCTGCGTCGGCTGGTGGCCGAAGGGCGGATTGTGGCCGAGACGGACTTCGAGCGGGTGGCGGAGATGGATGTGGTGGTGATCTGCGTGCCGACGCCGCTGACGAAGAATCTGACGCCGGATTTGCAGTACGTGGAGCGGGTGACGCACGAGATTGGGCGGCGGCTGCGGCCGGGCCAGCTTATCAGTCTGGAGTCGACGACCTATCCGGGCACGACCGAGGAGGTGATGCTGCCAATCTTGGAGGGGGCGAGTGGCTTGCGTGTGGAGCGGGACTTTTTCCTGGCGCATTCGCCGGAGCGGGTGGATCCGGGCAATCGGCGGTACACGACGAAGAACACGTCGAAGGTGGTGGGAGGCGTGGGGCCGGAGAGTCTGGAGGTGGCGGTGGCTTTTTACAGTCAGACGATTGCGCACGTGGTGCCGGTCTCCAGTGCGAAGGCGGCCGAGCTGGTGAAGGTATTTGAGAACACGTTTCGGGCGGTGAACATTGCGTTGGTGAATGAGCTGGCGTTGTTGTGTGATCGGATGGGATTGAGCGTGTGGGAGGTGCTGGAAGCGGCTTTTACGAAGCCGTTTGGGATCATGCCGTTTTGGCCGGGTCCGGGAGTGGGCGGGCATTGCATACCGGTGGACCCGCACTATCTGGAGTGGAAGGCGAAGGAGTTGCATTTCAACACGCATTTTATTGCTTTGGCAGGGGAGATTAATCGGAAGATGCCGGAGTTTGTGCGGGAGAAGGCCTACCGGGTATTGAACCGTCTGGGGATAGCGCCGTCGCGGGCGCGGGTATTGCTGCTGGGGATGGCCTATAAGCGGGATTTGGAGGACTGGCGGGAGAGTCCAGCGCTGGAGGTGTGGCGTTTGCTGGAGGCCGATGGGGTGGCGGTGCGCTACCATGATCCATATGTACCGGAGGTCGTGCTGGGGAATCGGGTGTTGCGGAGCGTGCCGTTGACGTCGGAGGAGGTGTCGGCGGCGGACCTGGTGATCATTACGACGGATCATAGCACGATTGATTATCGGTGGGTGGTGGAGCGGGCGCAGGCAGTGCTGGACACGCGCTATGCGACGCGCGGCATTGAGAGCGAAAAGATTACGTTGCTATGA
- a CDS encoding MoaD/ThiS family protein: MGTTTATVTIRIPTPLRGFTNNQDAVEVSGTTVGEALQQLVEQFPRLKPHLFNEEGRLRSFVNIYVGDEDIRYLQREATPLQPGAELSIVPSVAGGRL; encoded by the coding sequence ATGGGCACGACGACCGCAACCGTAACGATTCGCATCCCTACACCGCTGCGTGGTTTTACGAACAACCAGGATGCCGTGGAAGTAAGTGGCACTACCGTAGGCGAAGCGTTGCAGCAACTGGTCGAACAGTTCCCGCGCCTGAAGCCCCACCTGTTCAATGAGGAAGGACGCCTGCGCTCATTCGTTAACATTTACGTAGGCGACGAAGACATCCGCTATCTGCAACGGGAAGCCACCCCGCTTCAACCGGGCGCCGAACTCTCTATTGTGCCTTCCGTTGCCGGTGGACGTTTGTAA
- a CDS encoding acyltransferase → MSWWKHETAVVDAGARIGEGTRIWHFCHVMGGAEIGAHCTLGQNVFVARGVKVGDHCKIQNNVSLYEGVELEDYVFCGPSMVFTNVRTPRAAFPRKGAYVRTRVRYGASIGANATIVCGVTIGRWALVAAGAVVTKDVPDYGLVAGVPARLVGWVCECGIPLRFEDRQATCRECGRQYVLEDTQTVRRVEKT, encoded by the coding sequence ATGAGTTGGTGGAAGCACGAGACGGCGGTAGTGGACGCAGGTGCCCGGATCGGGGAGGGCACGCGGATCTGGCATTTCTGTCATGTGATGGGGGGGGCGGAGATTGGGGCGCACTGCACGCTGGGGCAGAATGTGTTTGTGGCGCGCGGCGTGAAGGTGGGAGACCATTGCAAGATCCAGAACAACGTGTCGTTGTATGAGGGGGTGGAGCTGGAGGACTATGTGTTTTGCGGTCCGAGCATGGTGTTTACGAACGTGCGGACGCCGCGGGCAGCGTTTCCGCGGAAGGGAGCGTACGTGCGGACGCGGGTGCGGTATGGGGCTTCGATTGGAGCGAACGCGACGATTGTGTGTGGGGTGACCATTGGGCGGTGGGCGCTGGTAGCAGCCGGAGCAGTCGTAACGAAGGATGTGCCGGATTATGGGTTGGTAGCCGGGGTTCCGGCGCGGCTGGTAGGCTGGGTGTGCGAATGTGGGATTCCGTTGCGTTTCGAAGACAGGCAGGCTACCTGCCGGGAATGCGGACGACAGTACGTGCTGGAGGATACGCAGACCGTGCGTCGGGTGGAGAAGACGTAA
- a CDS encoding Gfo/Idh/MocA family oxidoreductase: MKRFALTGVAGYIAPRHLQAMREVGGKLVAALDVVDAVGVLDRYFPEALFFLHPELFEAHLEDLRDRGEGVDYVSVCVPNYLHGAHVRMAFRVGADALCEKPLVLEPSELVRLRELEARWGRRVWTVLQLRVHPALVRLREQLQGEGGIKEVELTYITGRGPWYLQSWKGREELSGGVAMNIGVHFFDLLHWLFGALEHAEVHVRTATTWAGRLELERARVRWFLSIDARYVPEALRRSGQRTYRSIRIEGEEVEFSGGFTELHTEVYRRTLAGQGFGIAEATPAIETIARLRRLEVVQAGSNQRHPLVAV; the protein is encoded by the coding sequence ATGAAGCGGTTTGCGTTAACGGGAGTAGCGGGTTACATTGCGCCGCGGCATTTGCAGGCGATGCGGGAGGTGGGGGGGAAGCTGGTAGCGGCCCTGGACGTGGTGGATGCGGTGGGGGTGTTGGACCGGTACTTTCCGGAGGCGTTGTTTTTTTTGCATCCGGAGTTGTTTGAGGCGCATCTGGAGGATTTGCGGGATCGGGGGGAGGGGGTGGACTATGTGTCGGTTTGCGTGCCGAACTATTTGCATGGGGCGCATGTTCGGATGGCCTTTCGGGTAGGGGCGGATGCGTTGTGTGAGAAGCCGCTGGTGTTGGAGCCGTCGGAGCTGGTGCGGTTGCGGGAGCTAGAGGCGCGCTGGGGGCGGCGGGTGTGGACGGTGTTGCAGCTTCGGGTACATCCGGCGCTGGTGCGGCTTCGGGAGCAGTTGCAGGGCGAGGGCGGGATCAAGGAGGTAGAGCTGACCTACATTACGGGGCGGGGGCCGTGGTATCTGCAGAGTTGGAAGGGGCGTGAGGAGCTCAGTGGGGGGGTAGCGATGAACATTGGGGTGCACTTTTTTGATCTGTTGCACTGGTTGTTTGGCGCGCTAGAGCACGCGGAGGTGCATGTGCGGACGGCGACGACCTGGGCGGGTCGGTTAGAGTTGGAGCGGGCGCGGGTGCGGTGGTTTTTGTCGATTGATGCGCGCTATGTGCCGGAGGCGCTGCGCCGGTCGGGGCAGCGGACGTACCGGTCGATTCGGATTGAAGGGGAGGAGGTGGAGTTTTCGGGGGGATTTACGGAGTTGCACACGGAGGTGTATCGTCGGACGCTGGCGGGGCAGGGGTTTGGGATAGCAGAGGCGACGCCGGCGATTGAGACGATAGCGCGGTTGCGCCGGCTGGAGGTAGTGCAGGCCGGTTCGAATCAGCGACACCCCTTGGTAGCGGTATGA
- a CDS encoding Mov34/MPN/PAD-1 family protein — MKIKATLLDRIRAHGEATYPEECCGLLLGKSGPDGNHVLALYPVENRHEAQRERRYTIAPTDYLAAERAARQQGLDVVGFYHSHPDHPARPSATDLAEATFPGYTYVIVAVHQGRAGELTAWHLAPDRTRFEAESIEIEPETTAVDQT, encoded by the coding sequence ATGAAAATCAAAGCGACCTTGCTTGATCGAATCCGGGCCCACGGCGAAGCCACGTATCCAGAAGAGTGCTGCGGACTGTTGCTGGGCAAAAGTGGTCCAGACGGCAACCACGTGCTGGCCCTCTATCCGGTAGAAAACCGACACGAAGCGCAACGGGAGCGGCGCTACACCATCGCCCCAACCGACTATCTGGCCGCCGAACGCGCCGCCCGACAACAGGGCCTGGATGTGGTAGGCTTCTATCATTCCCACCCAGATCATCCTGCCCGGCCTTCGGCCACGGACCTGGCCGAAGCTACGTTTCCCGGATACACCTACGTAATTGTTGCCGTGCATCAGGGCCGGGCCGGTGAGCTGACCGCCTGGCACCTGGCCCCTGACCGCACCCGGTTTGAAGCCGAATCTATCGAAATAGAACCCGAAACAACCGCTGTAGACCAAACCTGA
- a CDS encoding PLP-dependent cysteine synthase family protein encodes MLTETASVTVEPRAVARAELLRAIGHTPLIRLRRVTRHLPETVAVYVKAEHLNPGGSVKDRPALRMVLEGLRSGALREGRVLIDATSGNTGIAYAMLGAALGFPVALAMPANASPERKRMLQAYGVELILTDPMEGTDGAQRYVRALVQQEPERYFYPDQYNNDANWRAHYDGTGAEIWEQTGGRVTHFVAGLGTTGTFVGVSRRLKAHNPAIRCYALQPDSPLHGLEGLKHLETAIVPGIYDPSLVDEHLTCSTEEAFEMTRRLAREEGLFVGPSSGANVVAALRVAEQLEQGVVVTILCDTGARYLSESFWEEGP; translated from the coding sequence ATGCTTACCGAAACAGCATCTGTGACCGTCGAGCCCCGGGCAGTTGCCCGCGCTGAGCTGCTTCGTGCTATCGGCCACACTCCCCTGATACGCCTTCGACGCGTGACGCGCCATTTGCCCGAAACTGTGGCCGTTTATGTAAAGGCCGAGCACTTGAATCCTGGAGGGTCTGTAAAAGATCGACCCGCCCTGCGCATGGTGCTTGAGGGACTGCGCAGTGGCGCGCTGCGCGAAGGACGGGTGCTCATTGATGCTACCAGCGGCAACACAGGCATTGCCTATGCCATGCTGGGGGCCGCCCTGGGCTTTCCGGTAGCGCTGGCCATGCCGGCCAACGCCTCGCCTGAACGAAAGCGCATGCTTCAGGCCTACGGCGTGGAGCTCATCCTGACAGACCCCATGGAGGGAACAGACGGCGCCCAGCGCTACGTGCGCGCCCTTGTGCAACAGGAACCTGAGCGATACTTCTACCCGGATCAGTATAACAACGACGCCAACTGGCGCGCTCATTACGACGGCACCGGCGCCGAAATCTGGGAACAGACCGGCGGACGCGTCACCCACTTTGTCGCCGGGCTGGGCACAACGGGCACGTTCGTCGGGGTCAGCCGAAGGCTTAAGGCACACAACCCGGCCATCCGCTGTTACGCCCTGCAGCCCGACTCTCCCCTGCATGGACTGGAAGGGCTCAAGCACCTGGAAACGGCTATCGTGCCAGGAATCTATGATCCTTCGCTGGTAGACGAACACCTGACCTGCTCAACCGAAGAAGCGTTCGAGATGACCCGCCGCCTGGCGCGCGAAGAAGGACTATTTGTGGGCCCCTCCTCCGGGGCCAATGTGGTAGCCGCCTTGCGCGTGGCCGAGCAACTGGAGCAGGGCGTTGTCGTCACTATCCTGTGCGATACCGGCGCGCGTTACCTGAGCGAATCGTTCTGGGAGGAAGGACCATGA
- a CDS encoding patatin-like phospholipase family protein, whose protein sequence is MQREKQRQRVQPALGLALGGGGMRGWAHIGVLSVLERYGLRPGVVAGCSAGALIGAFYAFGYSVEQMKQLMREQRTRALFSLRFDGQGLISNEPLREYLQYHLQDCRFEDLSVPFYVVATDLESGKEVVFNQGPVVDAILASSAIPGIFAPVEINGRLLVDGGLCNNVPVSPLVHHGARYTIAVRLHRESTALEPAPVKRRRSDDEEGEGRRISLGMWGERLARTFRRNGSERQPNGFDVLGRAMEIVVTQLEGYRLQACRPDVLITPDVSHVGMLSLWEEKEEIFQRGVAAAEAQEAALRALARRLASTTSTVADA, encoded by the coding sequence ATGCAGCGAGAAAAACAGCGGCAGCGTGTGCAGCCAGCGCTAGGGCTGGCCCTGGGAGGAGGAGGCATGCGGGGATGGGCCCATATAGGCGTGCTGTCCGTGCTCGAACGCTATGGGTTGCGTCCCGGGGTCGTGGCCGGATGTAGCGCAGGGGCGTTGATCGGTGCTTTTTATGCCTTTGGCTATTCGGTAGAACAGATGAAGCAGCTTATGCGGGAGCAGCGCACGCGCGCGCTCTTTTCGCTTCGGTTTGACGGCCAGGGGCTTATTTCCAATGAGCCGCTGCGGGAGTATCTCCAGTATCATTTGCAAGACTGTCGCTTTGAGGATCTGTCGGTACCGTTCTATGTGGTGGCGACCGATCTTGAAAGCGGTAAGGAAGTGGTTTTCAATCAGGGGCCGGTAGTGGATGCTATTTTGGCCTCTTCGGCTATTCCGGGCATTTTTGCGCCGGTAGAAATCAATGGACGGTTGCTGGTTGACGGGGGGCTTTGCAACAACGTGCCGGTCAGTCCGCTGGTGCATCATGGTGCCCGTTACACCATTGCTGTGCGGTTGCATCGGGAAAGCACGGCGTTAGAGCCAGCTCCGGTCAAGCGGCGTCGCAGTGATGACGAAGAGGGAGAAGGGCGACGGATCAGCCTGGGCATGTGGGGCGAGCGGCTGGCCCGCACGTTCCGTCGCAACGGTAGCGAACGGCAACCCAATGGGTTTGACGTGCTGGGGCGTGCCATGGAAATTGTAGTGACCCAACTGGAAGGGTATCGGCTGCAGGCATGTAGGCCCGATGTGCTGATTACGCCAGACGTGTCGCACGTTGGTATGCTCAGCCTCTGGGAAGAGAAGGAAGAGATTTTTCAGCGGGGGGTAGCTGCGGCGGAAGCTCAGGAAGCCGCGTTGCGAGCGCTGGCGCGACGGCTTGCGTCAACAACCTCAACAGTTGCCGACGCATGA
- a CDS encoding sulfurtransferase — protein sequence MAQTSQRPAVLVDTEWAEAHLNDPNVRFVEVDVDTSAYETGHLPGAVGWNWKTQLQDQIRRDIVQQADYERLLSQSGIRPDMTVVLYGDNNNWFAAWAYWLMKYYGHEDVRLMDGGRKKWVAENRPLTTEVPAYEPTDYKVTRINAHLRAFRDDVAELIRQERFALVDVRSPEEFRGEILAPPGLSETAQRGGHIPGATNIPWSQAVREDGTFKSIEELQALYAGQGVTPDKPVITYCRIGERSSHSWFVLHELLGYPDVRNYDGSWTEWGNLVGAPIER from the coding sequence ATGGCACAGACCTCCCAGCGTCCTGCGGTTCTGGTAGATACCGAATGGGCTGAAGCGCACCTGAACGATCCCAACGTGCGCTTCGTCGAAGTTGACGTCGATACCTCCGCCTACGAAACGGGCCATCTGCCCGGTGCGGTAGGCTGGAACTGGAAAACGCAATTACAGGACCAGATCCGCCGCGACATTGTTCAGCAGGCCGACTATGAACGGCTGCTGAGCCAATCTGGCATTCGGCCCGACATGACGGTCGTGCTCTATGGAGACAACAACAACTGGTTCGCCGCCTGGGCCTACTGGCTCATGAAGTACTATGGCCACGAAGACGTACGCCTGATGGACGGCGGCCGCAAAAAATGGGTGGCCGAAAACCGGCCGCTAACCACCGAAGTGCCTGCTTACGAGCCGACCGATTATAAGGTGACCCGTATCAATGCACACCTGCGCGCCTTCCGGGATGATGTAGCCGAACTGATCCGACAGGAGCGTTTCGCGCTGGTTGATGTGCGCTCGCCCGAAGAATTCCGCGGCGAAATCCTGGCTCCTCCCGGCCTGTCGGAAACAGCCCAGCGGGGCGGTCACATTCCAGGTGCAACAAACATCCCCTGGTCACAGGCCGTGCGAGAAGACGGAACGTTCAAGTCGATTGAAGAGCTCCAGGCGCTCTATGCCGGCCAAGGCGTAACACCCGACAAGCCCGTGATTACGTACTGCCGCATTGGCGAACGCTCCTCGCATTCCTGGTTTGTGCTCCACGAGCTACTGGGCTATCCAGATGTCCGCAACTACGACGGCTCCTGGACCGAATGGGGCAACCTGGTAGGCGCTCCTATCGAGCGCTGA
- the moeB gene encoding molybdopterin-synthase adenylyltransferase MoeB has translation MPATTADITLTPEELRRYNRHLILPEVGLEGQKKLKAASVLLVGAGGLGSPLALYLAAAGVGRLGLVDFDVVDETNLQRQVLHGTKDVGRPKLESARDRILDINPHVQVDLYETRLTSENALDIIKEYDLVADGTDNFPTRYLVNDACVLAGKPNVYASIFRFEGQVSVFATPDGPCYRCLYPEPPPPGLVPSCAEGGVLGVLPGMVGTIQATEVIKMILGIGTPLIGRLLLIDALHMQFRTLKVRKNPECPICGEHRTIHELIDYEQFCGLPPRNGEAAQADETVPEITVHDLKARLERGDRPFILDVRKPHEVQIASIEHDLLIPVDELPERLSELEPYRDREIIVYCRSGARSARATKLLREAGFPNVKNLKGGILAWSQEIDPSIPQY, from the coding sequence ATGCCTGCAACAACGGCTGATATCACGCTGACGCCGGAGGAGCTCCGGCGCTACAACCGCCACCTGATTCTGCCCGAAGTCGGACTCGAAGGCCAGAAAAAACTGAAAGCTGCTTCTGTACTGCTGGTCGGCGCAGGCGGCCTTGGCTCTCCCCTGGCGCTTTACCTGGCAGCCGCCGGCGTAGGTCGCCTGGGACTCGTCGACTTTGACGTCGTTGACGAGACCAACCTGCAACGCCAGGTGTTGCATGGCACCAAGGACGTAGGACGGCCTAAACTGGAGTCGGCACGTGATCGCATCCTTGATATCAACCCGCACGTGCAGGTCGACCTCTACGAAACGCGCCTGACCAGCGAAAACGCTCTGGATATCATCAAGGAGTATGATCTGGTAGCCGACGGGACCGATAACTTCCCAACCCGTTATCTGGTTAACGATGCCTGCGTCCTGGCCGGTAAGCCCAACGTCTACGCCTCCATCTTCCGGTTCGAGGGTCAGGTGTCGGTCTTTGCCACGCCAGATGGTCCGTGCTACCGGTGCCTTTATCCGGAGCCCCCGCCCCCCGGCCTGGTTCCTTCCTGTGCCGAAGGAGGCGTGCTCGGTGTACTGCCGGGCATGGTGGGGACCATCCAGGCTACCGAGGTGATCAAGATGATCCTCGGGATCGGAACCCCGCTCATTGGCCGCCTCCTGCTCATCGATGCCCTGCATATGCAGTTTCGCACGCTCAAGGTGCGGAAAAACCCTGAATGCCCGATCTGCGGCGAACATCGCACCATCCACGAGCTCATCGACTATGAGCAGTTCTGCGGGCTGCCTCCGCGCAACGGTGAGGCCGCCCAGGCAGACGAAACCGTGCCCGAGATCACGGTGCACGATCTGAAAGCCCGCCTGGAGCGGGGCGACCGTCCCTTCATCCTGGACGTACGCAAACCCCACGAAGTGCAGATTGCCAGCATCGAACACGACCTGCTCATCCCAGTCGATGAGCTCCCTGAACGGCTCTCAGAGCTGGAACCGTACCGCGACCGCGAAATCATCGTGTACTGCCGCTCCGGAGCGCGTTCGGCCCGAGCCACTAAACTGCTCCGCGAAGCAGGCTTCCCCAACGTCAAGAATCTGAAGGGAGGGATCCTGGCCTGGAGCCAGGAAATTGATCCAAGTATCCCTCAGTACTGA